In Thermodesulfobacteriota bacterium, the genomic stretch AGGGCGTACAGGCCCCAGGCCAGCAGGGTAAACGGCCACTCTTCCCGGGCCAGGGGCCCGCGGCGGAAGCGAAGGGGCAGCCGGCCCGGCGGGGCCACGGCCGCCCCCTGGGCCTCGGCCTCGGGCTCGGGTCCGAAGCGAAAGGAGATCCGAAAGCCCCGGTACTCCACCTGCCCCTGCATGGGGGGGGACAAGGGCAGCCACTGCTGCCCCGTGCGGCCCCGGGCCAGCCCCAGGGTCTGCACGTCCGCCAGGGAGAGCCGGGTCGACCACCCGGCGGCGATCTCCCCCTCCATGCCGGCGAGCAGCCGCAGGCACGGAGCGCGGCCCTGCCGGCCGAAGAGCTCCTCGGCGCGCCCTACGCCGGGCACCGGGTAGGTGAACTCCAGCCCCAGTCCCGGGCCCCAGCGCACCCTGCCTTCGGGGCAGGCCACTCGGCCCACCACCCGCCCCTCCCGCTCGAAGGTCACCCAGAGGCAGGACCGCCCCTCCGGGCGCTCGGGAGCCTCGGCCGGCAGCCCCATCATTCTTCCTGGAAGACGGCCAGGGACTGGTTGAGGTACTCGGCCTGTCCCGCCGTGTAGATGATTTTCTTGAGGAGCCGGAAGGGGATCTCCCGGTCGCCCTGGAGCACGATCTCCCCGGTGAACACGACCGAGGGATTGGCAGCCGCGATCTGGCGGGTGCGGGCGGCCTTGTCCCGGAGCACCTCGTACAGAGGCCCGATCAGGAGATCCTCCGCCGCCACGTGGGAGGCGACCTCGTCGAGCAGCAGCGCACCGTCCACGTAGAGCGCGTGGTCGTTGAACGCCACCGTGACGGCCGGGTGGATGACCTCCTGGGCCGTGGAGACCGGCAGGCGGATGGTCTCGGCGAGCTGCACGAGCTGCCCTTCGCTGGCGTAGCTCTTGAGCAGGAACACCAGGAGGATCGTGAAGACGTCGATCATGGACGTGAGCTGGAGCGACATCTCCCGGGCGCCCCGCCGCAGGTGCTTCTTGCGCTTGGTGGGGGAGAACGGCACGCCCTACTCCTCCATCCCCGCCACGACCCGGTCCGCCAGGGAGACGGCAGGGAAGTGGGGGCGGCACCGGTCCATGGTGCGGATCACGTCGTCGTAGAGGATCTTGTCCTCCACCAGGAGCACGAGGGACTCCTGGGCCGGGAACCGCTCCTTGGCCCGGGCCAGCTCCTGCTCCAGGGCCCCGTAGTCGAAGGCGGCGGCTCCGGTGCGGGACAGACGCACCAGGGTCTTCTCCCCCGAGGCCAGAAGGAACCCCTGGTCGGTGAGGGCCAGGGTCAGGGACTCGGCCAGCGTCTCGGGGTCGGGCTCCTCCAGGTAGCGCACCTCGTCGGCGCTGGGCAGGTTGACCTGCACCGCGGCGGTGCGTTCGAAGACCGCGGTCTGGAGGAGCATGGGCACCAGGACCACGAGCAGGCTCATCACGGGGATGAGCTTGAGCTCCACGTCGGTCTGCACCTCGTGGCGACGCTTGCTGGGCCGCTTGGCCGCCATCAGCTGCTCCGCGGCACCGCCGCCAGGAGGTTGATCACCTTGACCGAGTACTCGTCGATCTCGTCGACGATCTTCCCCGACTTGGACTGGAGAAAGGCGTAGCTCGCCATGCAGGGGATGGCCACGATCAGCCCGTAGGCCGTGGTGTTCATGGCCATGGAGATCCCCTGGGCGAGCATGGCCGCCTTCTGGGAGGGGTCGGCGCCGGCCACCGCCTGGAACGCCTGCATGAGGCCCAGGATGGTGCCCAGGAGCCCCATGAGGGTGGAGACGTTGGCGATCATGGAGAGGTAGTGGGTGCGCTTCTGCACGCCCGGGATGACCGCCAGGGCCTCTTCGTCCACCGCGTTCTGGATGGCGCGCTCGTAAGAGGGGTTGGGTGCGCGGGCCGCCCCTCCCAGAGCCGCTTCGATGCCGGCCCGCAGGATGCGCGGAAGCGGTGCGTCGCCGCACAGGTCCCGGGCGGCCTCCAGGTCTCCGCGCTCGATGAGCGGCCGCAGCTCCGAGTAGAACTTCCGGCCGTCCACGTTGAACCGAACCAGGAGCACGTAGAGGCGCTCGAGCACCACCGCCAGCCCGAGCCCCAGGGCGAGCGTGATCGGGTACATGAAGAAACCGCCGTCCTGAAAAGCCCGTGCCATCACGTCCACCATCGAAGTGTCCCTCTTTCTCAGAATCGAAACATCGCGCGGCGCGTTCGGCGAACGCGCGCTACCTTGCCTCACCCGTGCCCCCAGCCTGGCGCCCGCCCTGGGTGGCCCGCTCCTCGAAGGGCCCGGGGAGGAGCGGTTCCAGGATCTCCTCCCGGTAGTCCTTGGAGAGGGGTCCCAGGTCCATGCGCACCTCCCGCCGGGGGATGATGTAGAAGACGTCCGGGCGGTCCACCTCGCCCCGGATCTCCACCTCCTCCATCTCCACCCGGGCCGGGGGCGGGCTCCCGCCGGGCACCGTCTCCTGGGAGGCTGGGGCAGCGGACCCCGCCGCAACCAGCGCCACCAGGGCCGCGAACGCTCTCACGGCTGCCCCTCCCCTGCCAGGCGCAGGGCCGCCCTGCGCCACTGGGCCACCTCGTCGTCTCCGGGTCGCGCCTCCAGGTAGCGGTCGTAGTAGGGCACGGCGTCCGCCGGACGACCCAGGTACTTTTCGTGGAGAATCCCGAGATTCTTGAGCGCCGGGGGGTACCGGGGAGACGCGAGCAGGGCGCTGTCGTAGGCCTCCCGCGCCGCGGCGA encodes the following:
- a CDS encoding MotA/TolQ/ExbB proton channel family protein — protein: MYPITLALGLGLAVVLERLYVLLVRFNVDGRKFYSELRPLIERGDLEAARDLCGDAPLPRILRAGIEAALGGAARAPNPSYERAIQNAVDEEALAVIPGVQKRTHYLSMIANVSTLMGLLGTILGLMQAFQAVAGADPSQKAAMLAQGISMAMNTTAYGLIVAIPCMASYAFLQSKSGKIVDEIDEYSVKVINLLAAVPRSS
- a CDS encoding biopolymer transporter ExbD, which gives rise to MAAKRPSKRRHEVQTDVELKLIPVMSLLVVLVPMLLQTAVFERTAAVQVNLPSADEVRYLEEPDPETLAESLTLALTDQGFLLASGEKTLVRLSRTGAAAFDYGALEQELARAKERFPAQESLVLLVEDKILYDDVIRTMDRCRPHFPAVSLADRVVAGMEE
- a CDS encoding biopolymer transporter ExbD, with product MPFSPTKRKKHLRRGAREMSLQLTSMIDVFTILLVFLLKSYASEGQLVQLAETIRLPVSTAQEVIHPAVTVAFNDHALYVDGALLLDEVASHVAAEDLLIGPLYEVLRDKAARTRQIAAANPSVVFTGEIVLQGDREIPFRLLKKIIYTAGQAEYLNQSLAVFQEE